The Quercus robur chromosome 7, dhQueRobu3.1, whole genome shotgun sequence genome has a segment encoding these proteins:
- the LOC126693204 gene encoding putative calcium-transporting ATPase 13, plasma membrane-type — translation MCKKEDFSASKRWRMAFNVIYFTRVLISLSKKVLAKNGPPLPTLSHITIDAQPVDNGSSHDKSVCFHEIETKKLNDMVRNKNFEAFIRFGGVKALAVVLGSDIKNGISGSEADLTHRKKVFGANKYQKPPAKGFLSYVFEASKDTTIIVLLACAILSLAFGIKQHGCKDGWYDGGSILVAVILVVAVSAVTNFKQSRQFEKLSAKGSDIKVEVVRDRRRQLISIFEVVVGDIVHLRTGDQVPADGLFLEGHSLKVDESSMTGESDHVEIDERNPFLLSGTKVMDGFGFMLVTSVGMNTMWGEMMSLIICDMDEQTPLQARLSKLTSFIGKAGLAVAVVVLLVLLIRYFTGNTKDDLGNKEFKGSRIKFGDMMNSIVGIVAAAVTIFVVAIPEGLPLAVTLTLAYSMSCMMADHALVRKLSACETMGSATTICTDKTGTLTLNEMKVTQFWLGKESMNEGTSSEIALNVLDVFQQAVGLNTTGTIFKSDSAAFVEISGSPTEKAILSWATFYLGMNIDEIKQTSEIIHFEAFNSVKKRSGVLVKRRKRDKAVCSHWKGAAEMILAMCSNYYDKLGMLKAMDEEERLQFGTIIKNMAEKSLRCIAFAYKEVAEESGQILEKLEETGLTFLGIVGLKDPCRPGVRTAVESCKAAGVNIKMITGDNVHTARAIAFECGILSPDKELDNEAVVEGEIFRNYSLEERIEKIDKINVMARSSPFDKLLMVQTLKKKGHIVAVTGDGTNDAPALREANIGLSMGIQGTEVAKESSDIVILDDNFATVVTVLRWGRCVYNNIQKFIQFQLTINVAALVINFVAAVSSGKVPLTTVQLLWVNLIMDTMGALALATEKPTNDIIAKPPVSQSEPFITRVMWRNLLSQALYQVIVLLVIQFKGRYIFGVDEKVKKTLIFNTFVFCQVFNEFNARELEKKNIFKGLFKNRLFLMIIGCTIVIQLVMVEFLKKFASTERLDWGQWCACIGIAALSWPIGWLFKCIPVSGKQLAKQR, via the coding sequence ATGTGTAAAAAAGAAGATTTCTCAGCCTCGAAGAGGTGGCGGATGGCTTTCAACGTCATATACTTCACAAGGGTTCTAATTTCCTTGTCCAAGAAAGTTCTTGCGAAGAATGGCCCTCCCTTGCCCACACTCTCTCACATTACTATTGACGCGCAGCCCGTTGATAATGGTTCCTCACATGACAAATCTGTTTGCTTTCACGAAATTGAAACCAAAAAGCTCAATGACATGGTGAGGAACAAGAACTTTGAGGCCTTCATTCGTTTTGGAGGAGTAAAAGCACTGGCTGTGGTTCTTGGAAGCGACATAAAGAATGGAATAAGTGGTAGTGAGGCTGATCTTACTCACAGAAAGAAGGTTTTTGGTGCCAATAAGTACCAAAAGCCACCTGCTAAAGGCTTTCTCAGTTATGTCTTTGAAGCAAGCAAGGACACTACTATTATTGTACTTTTGGCATGTGCTATACTATCTCTGGCCTTTGGTATCAAACAACACGGTTGCAAAGATGGGTGGTATGATGGTGGAAGCATTCTTGTTGCTGTCATTCTGGTTGTGGCTGTTTCTGCTGTTACCAACTTCAAGCAATCCAGGCAGTTCGAAAAGCTCTCCGCAAAGGGTAGCGACATCAAGGTGGAAGTAGTGAGGGATAGGCGGCGCCAACTAATATCAATATTTGAAGTTGTGGTTGGTGATATTGTACATTTGAGGACTGGTGATCAAGTACCAGCAGATGGTTTGTTCTTAGAAGGGCACTCATTGAAAGTGGATGAATCTAGCATGACCGGAGAAAGTGACCATGTAGAAATTGATGAAAGGAATCCATTTTTGTTATCAGGCACAAAGGTGATGGACGGATTTGGTTTCATGCTTGTCACTTCTGTAGGTATGAATACCATGTGGGGTGAGATGATGAGCTTAATTATATGTGACATGGATGAGCAGACCCCATTGCAAGCACGGCTCAGCAAGCTGACTTCCTTTATTGGAAAAGCTGGATTAGCAGTGGCTGTAGTTGTTCTTCTTGTTCTCCTTATTCGTTACTTCACAGGGAACACCAAAGATGACTTGGGAAACAAGGAATTTAAGGGAAGCAGGATAAAGTTTGGTGACATGATGAATTCAATTGTGGGTATTGTTGCTGCAGCAGTCACAATTTTCGTGGTGGCAATTCCGGAAGGTCTGCCTCTGGCTGTTACTCTGACTTTGGCTTATTCTATGAGTTGTATGATGGCAGACCATGCCTTGGTTCGGAAACTTTCTGCTTGTGAGACAATGGGCTCGGCCACAACAATTTGCACAGACAAAACAGGTACCCTTACTTTAAATGAGATGAAGGTAACACAATTCTGGCTTGGTAAAGAATCAATGAATGAAGGTACTTCCTCAGAAATAGCACTAAATGTTCTTGATGTATTTCAACAAGCAGTTGGTTTAAACACGACAGGTACTATTTTCAAATCAGATTCTGCAGCATTTGTAGAGATTTCTGGGAGCCCTACTGAGAAAGCAATACTTTCTTGGGCTACCTTTTATTTGGGTATGAATATTGATGAAATCAAACAGACTTCTGAGATAATCCATTTCGAGGCCTTCAATTCAGTGAAAAAGAGAAGTGGGGTTTTGGtgaagaggaggaagagagataaGGCTGTGTGCTCCCATTGGAAGGGAGCGGCTGAGATGATACTCGCCATGTGTTCAAATTATTATGACAAGCTAGGGATGTTGAAAGCCATGGATGAGGAAGAAAGACTGCAGTTTGGTACTATTATAAAGAATATGGCTGAAAAAAGCCTGCGATGCATTGCATTTGCCTACAAAGAAGTTGCAGAAGAAAGTGGACAGATTCTTGAGAAGCTCGAAGAAACTGGATTAACATTTTTAGGCATAGTTGGTTTGAAAGACCCATGTCGGCCAGGAGTTCGGACAGCTGTAGAATCTTGCAAAGCTGCTGGAGTAAACATCAAAATGATCACAGGTGACAATGTGCACACAGCAAGAGCTATAGCTTTCGAGTGTGGGATTCTCAGTCCTGACAAGGAATTGGACAATGAAGCTGTAGTAGAAGGGGAAATTTTCAGAAATTACTCACTTGAAGAGAGAAttgaaaagattgataaaatcAATGTAATGGCAAGATCATCCCCATTTGACAAGCTTTTGATGGTACAGACCTTGAAGAAGAAAGGCCACATTGTAGCAGTCACAGGTGATGGCACAAATGATGCACCTGCTCTGAGAGAAGCAAATATTGGGCTGTCCATGGGGATCCAAGGCACTGAAGTGGCAAAGGAGAGCTCAGATATTGTCATTTTGGATGATAACTTCGCTACTGTGGTGACAGTTTTGAGGTGGGGAAGGTGTGTATATAACAACATTCAAAAGTTCATTCAATTTCAGCTCACTATCAATGTTGCTGCCCTTGTCATCAACTTTGTTGCAGCTGTTTCTTCTGGTAAAGTCCCACTAACTACAGTCCAATTATTATGGGTGAACCTAATAATGGATACAATGGGAGCTTTAGCCTTGGCCACTGAAAAACCCACCAATGACATCATAGCAAAGCCACCTGTGAGTCAATCTGAGCCATTTATAACCAGAGTCATGTGGAGGAACCTCCTTTCTCAGGCTTTGTATCAGGTAATAGTCTTGTTGGTTATACAATTTAAGGGAAGATACATCTTTGGTGTGGATGAGAAAGTGAAGAAAACATTGATTTTCAATACTTTTGTCTTCTGTCAAGTATTCAATGAATTTAATGCTAGGGAACTAGAAAAGAAGAACATATTTAAGGGGCTATTCAAGAACAGGCTGTTTTTAATGATCATTGGGTGTACCATAGTTATTCAACTAGTGATGGTGGAGTTTCTAAAGAAGTTTGCTAGTACTGAGAGGTTGGATTGGGGGCAATGGTGTGCCTGCATTGGAATTGCAGCTTTGTCTTGGCCGATTGGTTGGCTCTTCAAGTGCATTCCTGTTTCTGGCAAGCAGTTGGCTAAGCAAAGATGA
- the LOC126690900 gene encoding cytochrome P450 CYP82D47-like: MTSMASVFIIFKFVFFLLWISRIFQRAASKKRVPPKAGGARPLIGHLHLLGGSEPPHITLGKMADKYGPIFTIWLGVHRTLVVSSWEIAKECFTTNDKAFANRPKGVAPEVLGYNYAMIVFSPYGPFWRQVRKIATLEVLSNHRLETFKHIREAEVNDSLKEIYKLLGKNNKVLVEMERWFGYTVLNVICRIVVGKRFGRATSKEENEANDRCRKTFRVFSDLSGEFMFADALPCLRWLDVGGYEKAMKKIAKEVDHMVGVWLEEHKQKKLSSELKEHQDFMDVLLSIVTEDDDEFSSYDVDTIVKATITDLILAASETSTMTLTWALSLLLNNREALTKAQEELDIQIGKDRQVKESDLKNLVYLQAIIKETMRLYPAAPLLVPHESMEDCTLAGYHIPAGTRLLVNASKLQRDPNVWEDPNKFKPEKFLTTHKGVDVRGQNFELIPFGSGRRMCPGISFALQITQLKLATLLHAFEIATPSHEPMDMTGKGGLTNQKATPLEVHLTPRFHAQIYA; encoded by the exons ATGACTTCTATGGCCAGCGTATTCATCATTTTCAAGTTTGTATTCTTTCTATTATGGATATCAAGAATATTTCAAAGAGCTGCTAGTAAAAAGAGAGTTCCACCTAAAGCTGGCGGTGCACGGCCTTTGATTGGCCACCTCCACTTGTTAGGAGGGTCAGAACCGCCCCATATAACTTTGGGTAAGATGGCTGACAAGTATGGACCAATCTTCACTATTTGGTTGGGTGTGCACCGAACTCTGGTCGTAAGCAGTTGGGAGATAGCTAAAGAGTGTTTTACCACCAATGACAAAGCCTTTGCCAATCGTCCAAAAGGTGTAGCTCCAGAAGTCTTGGGCTACAACTATGCCATGATTGTGTTCAGCCCTTACGGTCCCTTCTGGCGCCAAGTGAGAAAAATCGCCACACTAGAGGTCCTCTCAAACCACCGCCTTGAGACATTCAAACACATTCGGGAGGCCGAGGTGAATGATTCTCTAAAAGAGATATATAAGCTTTTGGGCAAGAACAACAAAGTGTTAGTGGAAATGGAGAGATGGTTTGGGTACACAGTCCTAAACGTAATATGTAGGATAGTTGTAGGGAAACGATTTGGCAGGGCTACGAGCAAGGAAGAGAATGAAGCTAATGACCGGTGCCGAAAGACGTTCAGAGTCTTCTCCGATTTGAGTGGAGAATTTATGTTCGCAGATGCACTTCCATGTCTAAGGTGGTTAGATGTGGGAGGATATGAGAAAGCCATGAAAAAAATCGCAAAAGAAGTGGATCATATGGTTGGAGTATGGTTAGAAGAACATAAGCAGAAGAAATTGTCTAGTGAGTTGAAGGAACACCAAGATTTTATGGATGTACTGTTATCCATTGTAACTGAAGACGATGATGAGTTTTCTAGTTATGATGTTGATACAATTGTCAAGGCTACAATCACG GATCTTATCTTAGCGGCCTCAGAAACATCAACAATGACACTGACATGGGCTCTCTCTTTACTTCTCAACAATCGTGAAGCCTTAACAAAAGCCCAAGAAGAATTAGACATCCAAATCGGTAAAGATAGGCAAGTGAAGGAATCAGACCTGAAAAATTTGGTCTATCTTCAAGCTATTATCAAAGAAACAATGCGCTTATATCCTGCCGCACCACTCCTAGTGCCACATGAGTCTATGGAAGACTGTACTTTGGCTGGCTACCACATCCCAGCAGGCACACGACTCCTTGTTAATGCATCGAAACTCCAACGAGACCCAAACGTGTGGGAGGATCCTAACAAATTCAAACCAGAAAAATTCCTTACAACCCACAAGGGTGTTGACGTTAGGggccaaaattttgaattgatacCATTTGGTAGTGGTAGAAGAATGTGCCCTGGGATCTCATTTGCCCTACAAATTACACAACTCAAACTTGCTACCTTGCTGCATGCTTTTGAAATTGCAACCCCATCGCATGAACCTATGGACATGACAGGGAAAGGAGGCCTTACAAACCAGAAAGCCACACCACTTGAAGTCCATCTCACTCCACGCTTTCATGCTCAAATATATGCATAA